A genomic stretch from Campylobacter lari subsp. concheus includes:
- the putP gene encoding sodium/proline symporter PutP yields the protein MEVVQINTQIAIMFVAYSALMLFIGFYFYKQNKNSEDYFLGGRSMGPVVSALSAGASDMSGWLLMGLPGALYVSGLAESYIAIGLSIGAFLNWAFVAKRLRIYTSVIANSITIPDYFETRFDDDKHILRVVCAIVILIFFTFYVSSGLVGGAKLFEATFGIQYDYALTTGTVIIVAYTFLGGYKAVCWTDLIQGLLMMSALIIVPIVMVYHLGGFSEAVNIVKEIKPNTFSMGEGLSFLGIVSALSWGLGYFGQPHILVRFMSIRSTKDIPTATFVGISWMVISLIGACLIGVLGIAYVSKFELSLQDPEKIFIVMSQLLFNPWIAGILLSAILAAIMSTASSQLLVSSSTIAEDFYKRIFNKEASNKMVMTLGRFGVLAVAVIAFVISTDKNSSVLSIVAYAWAGFGASFGSVMLFSLFWSKMTRYAAIAGMITGAVVVVVYKNFLAEWLNFPIYEIIPGFLAASIVIVLVSLVTKVRPGTKAAYETMLKHL from the coding sequence ATGGAGGTTGTTCAAATTAATACTCAAATTGCGATAATGTTTGTCGCATATTCAGCATTAATGCTTTTTATCGGATTTTATTTTTATAAACAAAATAAAAATTCAGAGGACTATTTTTTAGGCGGTCGTTCTATGGGGCCTGTAGTTTCTGCACTTAGTGCAGGAGCTTCTGATATGAGCGGATGGCTTTTGATGGGTTTACCAGGAGCTTTATATGTCAGTGGTTTAGCTGAAAGTTATATTGCAATAGGTCTTAGTATAGGAGCGTTTTTAAACTGGGCTTTTGTAGCAAAAAGACTTAGAATTTATACTAGCGTGATTGCAAATTCTATTACCATTCCAGATTATTTTGAAACAAGGTTTGATGACGATAAGCATATATTAAGAGTGGTTTGTGCTATTGTTATTTTGATTTTCTTTACTTTTTATGTTTCTTCAGGACTTGTAGGTGGAGCAAAACTTTTTGAAGCAACTTTTGGAATTCAATATGATTATGCTTTAACCACAGGAACTGTGATTATAGTTGCTTATACATTTTTGGGCGGATACAAGGCAGTTTGTTGGACGGATTTGATTCAAGGTTTATTGATGATGAGTGCTTTGATTATCGTGCCTATAGTGATGGTTTATCATTTAGGTGGTTTTAGTGAAGCTGTTAATATAGTCAAAGAAATCAAGCCAAATACTTTTTCTATGGGAGAAGGACTAAGCTTTTTAGGTATAGTTTCAGCACTTTCATGGGGGCTTGGGTATTTTGGTCAGCCACATATTTTAGTGCGCTTTATGTCTATACGCTCAACCAAAGACATCCCTACTGCTACTTTTGTAGGAATTTCTTGGATGGTTATATCTTTAATTGGCGCTTGTTTGATAGGTGTTTTAGGCATAGCTTATGTGAGTAAATTTGAACTTAGTTTGCAAGATCCTGAAAAGATTTTTATCGTAATGTCACAATTACTTTTTAATCCTTGGATAGCAGGTATTTTATTAAGCGCTATTTTAGCAGCTATTATGAGTACAGCAAGTTCACAATTGCTTGTTTCAAGTTCGACTATAGCAGAAGATTTTTATAAAAGAATTTTCAATAAAGAAGCATCTAATAAAATGGTAATGACTTTAGGTAGATTTGGTGTTTTAGCAGTGGCTGTGATAGCTTTTGTTATTTCTACTGATAAAAACTCAAGCGTATTAAGCATAGTAGCTTATGCTTGGGCAGGGTTTGGAGCAAGTTTTGGTTCTGTAATGCTCTTTTCATTATTTTGGTCAAAAATGACTAGATATGCTGCTATTGCAGGTATGATTACTGGTGCAGTTGTAGTTGTAGTATATAAAAATTTCTTAGCTGAGTGGCTTAATTTTCCTATTTATGAAATCATTCCAGGATTTTTAGCTGCATCTATTGTGATTGTTTTAGTGAGCTTGGTAACCAAAGTTCGCCCAGGAACTAAAGCAGCTTATGAAACAATGTTAAAACATCTTTAG
- a CDS encoding adenylosuccinate synthase encodes MSKADIVVGIQWGDEGKGKIVDKLCENYDYVCRSAGGHNAGHTIWVDGIRYALHLMPSGVLNKQCINVIGNGVVVNPDVLISEMAQFENLEGRLFISDRAHLNLNHHALIDQARERLKGDKAIGTTGKGIGPSYEDKISRNGHRVGELLESEKLCENLMKDFELKKTYFDVLGIAMPSYDEILKDLKRFKEVLAPYITDTTRMLWKALDEDKKVLLEGAQGSMLDIDHGTYPYVTSSTTISAGALSGLGLNPKEIGKVIGIVKAYTTRVGNGAFPSEDLGEDGEKIGLIGKEIGVSTGRKRRCGWFDAVAVRYTARLNGLDTLSLMKLDVLDGFESVKICKAYEYKGQEIDYVPCDLENAKPIYEVMEGWDKVAGIRDYDLLPENAKKYIKRLEELSGVKVGYISTSPEREDTIIL; translated from the coding sequence ATGAGTAAAGCAGATATTGTCGTTGGTATCCAATGGGGTGATGAGGGTAAAGGTAAGATAGTTGATAAACTATGCGAAAATTATGATTATGTTTGCAGGAGTGCAGGCGGACATAATGCAGGTCACACTATATGGGTTGATGGTATAAGATATGCTTTACATTTAATGCCATCAGGTGTTTTAAATAAACAATGTATTAATGTTATAGGAAATGGTGTTGTAGTTAATCCTGATGTATTAATTAGCGAAATGGCTCAATTTGAAAATTTAGAAGGAAGATTATTTATAAGTGATAGAGCTCATTTAAATTTAAATCATCATGCTTTGATTGATCAAGCAAGAGAAAGACTTAAAGGCGATAAAGCTATAGGAACAACAGGCAAAGGCATAGGACCAAGCTATGAAGATAAAATAAGCCGCAATGGACATAGAGTAGGGGAATTGCTGGAGTCTGAAAAACTTTGCGAAAATTTAATGAAAGACTTTGAGCTTAAAAAAACTTATTTTGATGTTTTAGGTATTGCAATGCCTAGTTATGATGAAATTTTAAAAGATTTAAAACGCTTTAAAGAAGTTTTAGCACCATATATTACAGATACCACAAGAATGCTTTGGAAGGCTTTGGATGAGGATAAAAAAGTATTGCTAGAAGGTGCACAAGGATCAATGCTTGATATTGACCATGGAACTTATCCTTATGTTACTAGCTCAACGACTATTTCAGCTGGAGCTTTAAGTGGTTTGGGTTTAAATCCAAAAGAAATTGGAAAAGTTATAGGTATAGTAAAAGCTTATACAACAAGAGTGGGAAATGGAGCTTTTCCAAGTGAAGATTTAGGTGAAGATGGTGAAAAAATAGGACTTATTGGTAAAGAAATCGGTGTAAGTACAGGTAGAAAAAGAAGATGCGGTTGGTTTGATGCGGTTGCGGTAAGATACACTGCAAGATTAAATGGCTTAGATACTTTATCATTAATGAAACTTGATGTATTAGATGGTTTTGAAAGTGTTAAAATTTGTAAAGCTTATGAGTATAAGGGGCAAGAAATAGACTATGTGCCTTGTGATTTAGAAAATGCTAAACCTATTTATGAAGTAATGGAAGGTTGGGACAAAGTTGCAGGGATTAGAGATTATGATTTGTTACCTGAAAATGCTAAAAAATATATTAAACGTTTAGAAGAATTAAGTGGTGTTAAAGTAGGTTATATCTCTACAAGCCCTGAAAGAGAAGATACTATCATTTTATGA
- a CDS encoding flagellar FliJ family protein: MKSKYSSVIKLRKQQLDKAEANLTKTRQKLLQCEEEFKEASKTCESLTLADKGSIALLRSSLKLQEIAREGKQRVKQKLDLTKKELAHHQYLYKKAHLEFEKIKVLENEELKKIQKALQKEEEKFIDELAITRHFNKDK; this comes from the coding sequence ATGAAAAGCAAATATTCTTCTGTAATTAAGCTTAGAAAACAACAGCTTGATAAAGCAGAAGCAAACTTAACTAAAACAAGACAAAAGCTTTTACAGTGTGAAGAAGAGTTTAAGGAAGCCTCAAAAACTTGTGAAAGCTTAACTTTAGCCGATAAGGGCTCGATAGCTTTGTTAAGATCGTCTTTAAAATTGCAGGAAATTGCAAGAGAAGGTAAGCAAAGGGTTAAACAAAAATTGGATTTAACCAAAAAAGAATTAGCGCATCATCAGTATTTGTATAAAAAAGCTCATTTGGAATTTGAAAAAATCAAAGTTTTAGAAAATGAAGAATTAAAAAAAATCCAAAAAGCTTTACAAAAAGAAGAAGAAAAATTTATAGATGAACTTGCTATAACAAGGCATTTTAATAAGGATAAATGA
- a CDS encoding MotE family protein: MMKKMIFLLVFLNFVNAQQNCEQYFEARKEQMQEQIREYDEARQSLEAYRASFEALQKEKMQALVQKEADINASLEQIKSLKEQNERILKATRENLQAINDKTMGRITEIYAKMKDVAVAGILSEMEPDEASKILLSLDPRKISSIMAKMEPKKASDLTLLLKNLDQNASSQ, encoded by the coding sequence ATGATGAAAAAAATGATATTTTTATTAGTTTTTTTAAATTTTGTAAATGCGCAACAAAATTGTGAGCAATATTTTGAAGCAAGAAAAGAGCAAATGCAAGAGCAAATTAGAGAATATGATGAGGCAAGACAAAGTTTAGAGGCATATAGAGCATCTTTTGAAGCTTTACAAAAAGAAAAAATGCAAGCTTTGGTGCAAAAAGAAGCTGATATTAATGCAAGTTTAGAACAAATCAAAAGTTTAAAAGAACAAAATGAACGTATATTGAAAGCAACTAGAGAAAATCTCCAAGCAATTAATGATAAAACCATGGGGCGTATTACAGAAATCTATGCAAAAATGAAAGATGTGGCTGTTGCAGGCATATTAAGTGAAATGGAACCTGATGAAGCTTCAAAAATTCTACTTTCGCTTGATCCTAGAAAAATTTCATCTATTATGGCAAAAATGGAACCTAAGAAAGCTTCAGATTTAACACTACTTTTAAAAAATTTAGATCAAAATGCAAGTTCGCAGTAA
- a CDS encoding DUF507 family protein: MRIKPAHIPYIANKIILDLMHSSFVKIKDDSQKLLKIAKEIIEIDVLNERKLDEKAKELLESQEDEIEFMQIDRKSMFWMIKKKLANEFKFMLDSEDRYNNLSHKILENLVEEDLINYNVSENRVKNLIFSSIMSYLREYEKLEDLVYEKISNYKRKLIPGSEEYELVFEKLYQEELRKKGLL, from the coding sequence ATGCGTATCAAACCAGCTCACATACCTTATATAGCAAATAAAATAATACTTGATTTAATGCATTCTTCTTTTGTTAAAATTAAAGATGATAGTCAAAAACTTTTAAAAATAGCAAAAGAGATTATAGAAATAGATGTTTTAAACGAGCGTAAGCTTGATGAAAAAGCAAAAGAGCTTTTAGAAAGCCAAGAAGATGAAATTGAGTTTATGCAAATAGATAGAAAAAGTATGTTTTGGATGATTAAGAAAAAATTGGCAAATGAGTTTAAATTTATGCTCGATAGTGAAGATAGATATAATAACCTTTCTCATAAAATTTTAGAAAATTTAGTAGAAGAGGATTTGATAAATTATAATGTATCAGAAAATCGTGTGAAAAATCTCATTTTCTCAAGTATTATGTCTTATTTAAGGGAGTATGAAAAATTAGAAGATTTGGTTTATGAAAAAATTTCAAATTATAAAAGAAAGCTTATCCCAGGTTCTGAAGAATATGAATTGGTATTTGAAAAGCTTTACCAAGAAGAGCTTAGAAAAAAGGGCCTTTTATGA
- the carA gene encoding glutamine-hydrolyzing carbamoyl-phosphate synthase small subunit, with translation MKAYIYIENDVFLSAKAFGQSGTFFGELVFNTSLTGYQEIISDPSYAGQFVVFSMPEIGIVGVNDEDNESKEVFASGMIIRELNEDYSNFRANHSLSAYLKNHGKIGLCEIDTRFLVKMIRDQGNLRAVISTEIKDKEELKKILLSSAKIDEVNYVAQVSTKSSYKHSKGAWDHSKKAYENVKASGKKVAVIDYGVKENILNELVSVGLEVEVYPYNTKAKDLIDLYQKGVIHGVFLSNGPGEPKILKDEIAEIKKLAEAKIPMLGICLGHQLLSNAFGYETYKMKFGQHGANHPVINLTNNTIEITAQNHNYNVPEEIAEVATITHRNLFGDNVEGVKYKNYPIISVQHHPESSSGPHESKYIFKEFLELL, from the coding sequence ATGAAAGCATATATTTATATAGAAAATGATGTTTTTTTAAGTGCAAAGGCTTTTGGACAAAGTGGAACTTTTTTTGGTGAGCTTGTTTTTAATACTTCTTTAACGGGCTACCAAGAGATTATTTCTGATCCTTCATATGCGGGTCAATTTGTGGTTTTTTCAATGCCAGAAATTGGTATAGTTGGTGTTAATGATGAAGATAATGAAAGCAAAGAGGTTTTTGCTAGCGGTATGATCATAAGAGAATTAAATGAAGATTATTCTAATTTTAGAGCCAATCATTCTTTAAGTGCTTATTTGAAAAACCATGGCAAAATAGGACTTTGTGAAATTGATACAAGATTTTTGGTTAAAATGATTAGAGATCAAGGAAATTTAAGAGCTGTAATATCTACTGAAATTAAAGACAAAGAAGAGCTTAAGAAAATACTTCTTTCTAGTGCTAAAATTGATGAGGTAAATTATGTAGCACAAGTTAGCACTAAAAGCTCTTATAAGCATAGTAAAGGTGCTTGGGATCATAGTAAAAAAGCTTACGAGAACGTAAAAGCAAGTGGTAAAAAAGTAGCTGTGATTGATTATGGTGTAAAAGAAAATATTTTAAATGAACTTGTGAGTGTAGGACTTGAAGTAGAAGTTTATCCTTATAATACCAAGGCAAAAGATTTGATTGATTTATACCAAAAAGGTGTAATTCACGGGGTATTTTTATCCAATGGACCAGGTGAGCCAAAAATTTTAAAAGATGAAATTGCAGAGATTAAAAAATTAGCAGAAGCAAAAATTCCTATGCTAGGTATTTGTTTAGGACATCAACTTTTAAGTAATGCATTTGGTTATGAAACTTATAAGATGAAATTTGGTCAGCATGGAGCAAATCACCCAGTAATCAACCTTACAAATAATACAATAGAAATTACAGCACAAAATCACAACTACAATGTTCCTGAAGAAATAGCAGAGGTTGCAACTATTACTCATAGAAATTTATTTGGTGATAATGTAGAAGGGGTAAAATACAAAAATTATCCTATCATTTCAGTGCAACATCACCCAGAAAGCTCCTCAGGACCACATGAGAGCAAATACATCTTTAAAGAATTTTTAGAGCTTTTGTGA
- a CDS encoding sulfite exporter TauE/SafE family protein, translated as MNLDFIALASIAFLSSFGHCYGMCGGFVLAYTQLSKQIKLPFSLLIFSYHLSRIFAYVCLGVFFGFFGNLFSFSEFVKGIMLFAIGIFMVVLAFALIFKGKLLAVFESSLIFDCIIKKNISRLIQNKSLKSTIFLGFLNGFVPCGLVYFYIAFGMSVQNVYLAALIMLVFGLSTLPALVFFAYFSKTLSEKFQKTASLISYILIFFYGLYFSYIGFSLTR; from the coding sequence GTGAATTTAGATTTCATTGCTTTAGCGAGTATAGCTTTTCTTTCTAGCTTTGGACATTGTTATGGAATGTGCGGAGGTTTTGTTTTAGCTTATACTCAGCTTTCAAAGCAAATCAAACTTCCTTTTTCTCTTTTGATTTTCTCTTATCATTTATCTAGAATTTTTGCCTATGTTTGTTTGGGCGTATTTTTTGGATTTTTTGGAAATTTATTTTCTTTTAGCGAATTTGTAAAAGGTATAATGCTTTTTGCTATTGGGATTTTTATGGTGGTTTTAGCTTTTGCTTTAATTTTTAAAGGAAAATTGTTAGCTGTTTTTGAAAGCTCTTTAATTTTTGACTGTATCATTAAAAAAAACATTTCAAGATTAATTCAAAATAAGTCTTTAAAAAGTACTATTTTTTTAGGCTTTTTAAATGGTTTTGTACCCTGTGGCTTGGTATATTTTTATATAGCTTTTGGAATGAGCGTGCAAAATGTATACTTAGCAGCGTTAATTATGCTTGTTTTTGGACTTTCAACACTGCCTGCTTTGGTATTTTTTGCTTATTTTTCTAAAACACTGAGCGAAAAATTTCAAAAAACAGCTAGTTTGATTTCTTATATTTTAATATTTTTTTATGGTTTGTATTTTTCTTATATAGGTTTTTCTTTGACTCGATAA
- the ccoN gene encoding cytochrome-c oxidase, cbb3-type subunit I, with product MHPGNALNYDYTVAKYFMFATLLFGVIGMAIGTLIAFQMAYPDLNYLAGEYGTFSRLRPLHTSGVIFGFMLSGIWATWYYIGQRVLKVSMAESSFLMFIGKLHFWLYMITMIIAVITLFAGISTSKEYAELEWPLDILVVLVWVLWGVSIFGLIGIRREKTLYVSLWYYIATFLGIAMLYLFNNMAVPTYFVSGMGDWWHSVSMYAGTNDALVQWWYGHNAVAFVFTVGIIAQIYYFLPKESGQPIFSYKLSLFAFWGLMFVYLWAGGHHLIYSTVPDWMQTMGSVFSIVLILPSWGSAINILLTMKGEWSQLRESPLIKFMILASTFYMFSTLEGPILSIKSVNALAHFTDWIPGHVHDGTLGWVGFMTMAALYHMVPRMFKRELYSKSLMEAQFWIQTTGIVLYFSSMWIAGITQGMMWRATDEYGNLLYTFIDTVEAIVPYYWIRAVGGLLYLVGFFMFVYNIYKSISVGRVLDKEPKSASPMAA from the coding sequence ATGCACCCAGGAAATGCATTAAACTATGACTATACGGTTGCTAAATATTTTATGTTTGCTACCTTATTGTTTGGTGTTATTGGTATGGCTATTGGAACGCTTATTGCCTTTCAAATGGCTTATCCGGATTTAAACTATTTAGCTGGTGAATATGGCACTTTTTCAAGACTTAGACCATTGCACACTTCAGGTGTAATTTTTGGTTTTATGCTCTCAGGAATTTGGGCTACTTGGTATTATATTGGTCAGCGTGTGCTAAAAGTTAGTATGGCAGAATCAAGCTTTTTAATGTTTATTGGTAAATTACATTTTTGGCTTTATATGATCACTATGATTATAGCTGTGATAACTTTATTTGCAGGTATTAGTACTTCAAAAGAATACGCAGAGCTTGAATGGCCACTTGATATATTGGTAGTTTTAGTTTGGGTTTTATGGGGTGTAAGTATTTTTGGGCTTATTGGAATTCGCCGTGAAAAAACTTTATACGTTTCACTTTGGTATTACATAGCTACCTTCTTAGGTATAGCAATGCTTTATTTGTTTAATAATATGGCAGTTCCAACTTATTTTGTAAGTGGAATGGGTGATTGGTGGCATAGTGTTTCTATGTATGCAGGAACTAATGATGCGTTAGTTCAATGGTGGTATGGACACAATGCTGTTGCATTTGTATTTACTGTTGGTATTATTGCTCAAATTTATTATTTCTTACCAAAAGAAAGTGGTCAGCCAATTTTCTCATATAAGTTATCTTTATTTGCGTTTTGGGGCTTAATGTTTGTTTATCTATGGGCAGGTGGACACCACTTGATTTATTCTACTGTGCCTGATTGGATGCAAACTATGGGTTCGGTTTTTTCAATTGTACTTATTTTACCTTCTTGGGGTTCAGCAATTAATATCTTACTTACTATGAAAGGTGAGTGGAGTCAATTAAGAGAAAGTCCGTTGATTAAATTTATGATTTTAGCTTCAACTTTCTATATGTTCTCAACTTTAGAAGGTCCTATTCTTTCTATTAAATCAGTTAATGCATTAGCACACTTTACAGATTGGATTCCAGGACATGTTCATGATGGTACTTTAGGTTGGGTTGGCTTTATGACTATGGCCGCACTTTATCATATGGTGCCTAGAATGTTTAAAAGAGAACTATATAGCAAATCATTAATGGAAGCTCAATTTTGGATTCAAACTACAGGTATAGTATTGTACTTTAGTTCTATGTGGATAGCAGGTATTACTCAAGGTATGATGTGGAGAGCTACTGATGAGTATGGTAACTTACTTTATACTTTCATTGATACTGTTGAAGCTATTGTTCCTTATTATTGGATTAGAGCTGTGGGTGGCTTGTTATACTTAGTAGGATTTTTCATGTTTGTTTATAATATTTATAAATCAATTTCAGTGGGTAGAGTGCTTGATAAAGAGCCAAAAAGTGCTTCACCTATGGCAGCATAA
- the ccoO gene encoding cytochrome-c oxidase, cbb3-type subunit II, with protein MFSWLEKNPFFFAVAVFIVIAYAGIVEVLPDFAQNARPIEGKKPYTVLQLAGRHAYIKESCNACHSQLIRPFKSETDRYGMYSVSGEYAYDRPFLWGSKRTGPDLLRIGNFRTTDWHENHMWDPVSVVPGSIMPAYKHMFSNNANIETAYAEALTVKKVFNVPYDTENGTKLGTWEEAQAEVKAEAQAIVDQMKNQDVKDAFARGEIREIVALIAYLNSLK; from the coding sequence ATGTTTAGTTGGTTAGAAAAAAATCCATTCTTTTTTGCTGTGGCAGTATTTATAGTGATTGCATATGCAGGTATTGTAGAAGTTTTACCTGATTTTGCTCAGAATGCAAGACCAATTGAAGGTAAAAAACCTTATACAGTTTTACAACTTGCAGGACGTCATGCTTATATTAAAGAAAGTTGTAATGCATGTCATTCACAACTTATTCGTCCTTTTAAATCAGAAACAGATCGTTATGGTATGTATTCAGTTAGTGGTGAATATGCTTATGATAGACCATTTTTATGGGGTTCAAAAAGAACAGGACCTGATTTATTGCGTATAGGTAATTTTAGAACAACAGATTGGCATGAAAATCACATGTGGGATCCAGTTTCAGTTGTTCCTGGTTCTATTATGCCAGCTTATAAACATATGTTTAGCAATAATGCAAATATAGAAACAGCTTATGCAGAAGCACTAACTGTAAAAAAAGTTTTCAATGTACCTTATGATACTGAAAATGGTACAAAACTAGGTACTTGGGAAGAAGCTCAAGCAGAAGTTAAAGCAGAAGCTCAAGCTATAGTAGATCAAATGAAAAATCAAGATGTTAAAGATGCGTTTGCTAGAGGTGAAATTAGAGAGATTGTAGCTTTGATTGCGTATCTTAACAGCTTAAAATAG